A genomic window from Companilactobacillus alimentarius DSM 20249 includes:
- a CDS encoding DUF4430 domain-containing protein, with product MKKITAFLLSLLMLLGVFAPATATTVQAKSTKNIKVTYILKKNKKQIAKKNIKLKKNSTVTKGLKKGWKVTEKGGFISAIDGHKQNNKKKVYWTFTVNGKQVNVSADKKKLHNKDKVVFRLSKYNG from the coding sequence ATGAAAAAAATTACAGCGTTTCTACTGTCATTATTAATGTTGCTAGGAGTATTCGCTCCAGCCACAGCTACCACAGTTCAAGCTAAGTCTACTAAAAATATTAAGGTGACTTACATCTTAAAGAAGAATAAGAAACAAATTGCCAAGAAGAACATTAAATTAAAGAAGAACTCTACCGTAACTAAAGGTCTCAAAAAAGGCTGGAAAGTTACTGAAAAAGGTGGTTTTATCTCAGCTATCGACGGTCACAAACAAAATAACAAGAAGAAAGTTTATTGGACATTTACCGTTAATGGTAAACAAGTTAACGTTTCAGCTGATAAAAAGAAATTACACAATAAAGACAAGGTTGTCTTCAGGTTATCAAAATATAACGGTTAA